The Thermus brockianus genome window below encodes:
- the purB gene encoding adenylosuccinate lyase codes for MVPRYQTPEMAALWSEENRYRMWALVEAYALEAWEALGQVPRGLAARLLQTLEEKPLTEAFAQRVAEIEETTRHDLVAFTRALVEWTGDEEVGRYLHLGLTSSDIVDTAQNALLVRALDLILEALKGVQEALKALALRYKHTPAIARTHGVHAEPTSFGLRFLSFYAAFLRDEERLQRARETMGVAMLSGSVGNYAHVPPEVEAHVAKRLGLKVEPISTQVVPRDRHAEVLAALAILGGNLERVAVELRHLQRTEVLEAQEPFREGQTGSSSMPHKKNPVGLENLTGMARLLRGYLHPALENIALWHERDISHSSVERVILPDATTALHYALRRLKGILEGLKVFEGNLQRNLDLTRGLVYSQQVLNALIAEGLPRERAYALVQRNALRSWEEGKSFLELLEADPENPLKGERLRALFDPRAFLRHVDAIYARFGL; via the coding sequence ATGGTGCCCCGCTACCAGACCCCGGAGATGGCGGCCCTTTGGTCCGAGGAAAACCGCTACCGCATGTGGGCCCTGGTGGAGGCTTACGCCCTCGAGGCCTGGGAGGCCCTGGGCCAGGTGCCCCGGGGCCTTGCGGCGAGGCTTCTCCAAACCCTGGAGGAAAAACCCCTCACCGAAGCCTTCGCCCAAAGGGTGGCGGAGATAGAGGAAACCACCCGCCACGACCTGGTGGCCTTCACCCGGGCCCTGGTGGAGTGGACCGGGGACGAGGAGGTGGGGCGCTACCTCCACCTGGGCCTCACCAGCTCGGACATCGTGGACACGGCGCAAAACGCCCTTTTGGTACGGGCTTTGGACCTCATCCTGGAGGCGCTTAAGGGGGTGCAGGAGGCCCTCAAGGCCCTCGCCCTCCGCTACAAGCACACCCCCGCCATCGCCCGCACCCACGGGGTCCACGCCGAGCCCACGAGCTTCGGCCTCCGCTTCCTCTCCTTCTACGCCGCCTTCCTTAGGGACGAGGAACGGCTTCAAAGGGCCAGGGAAACCATGGGCGTGGCCATGCTCTCGGGTTCCGTGGGCAACTACGCCCACGTCCCCCCCGAGGTGGAGGCCCACGTGGCCAAGCGCCTTGGCCTCAAGGTGGAGCCCATCTCCACCCAGGTGGTGCCCCGGGACCGGCATGCGGAGGTCCTCGCCGCCCTGGCCATCCTGGGGGGCAACCTGGAGCGGGTGGCGGTGGAGCTAAGGCACCTCCAGCGCACGGAGGTCCTCGAGGCCCAAGAGCCCTTCCGCGAGGGCCAGACGGGAAGCTCCTCCATGCCCCACAAGAAAAACCCCGTAGGCCTGGAAAACCTCACGGGAATGGCCCGGCTCCTTAGGGGCTATTTGCACCCCGCCCTGGAGAACATCGCCCTCTGGCACGAGCGGGACATCTCCCACTCCTCAGTGGAAAGGGTCATCCTCCCCGACGCCACCACCGCCCTCCACTACGCCTTAAGGCGGCTTAAGGGCATCCTGGAGGGGCTCAAGGTCTTTGAGGGAAACCTCCAGCGGAACCTGGACCTCACCCGGGGCCTCGTCTATTCCCAGCAGGTGCTAAACGCCCTCATCGCCGAAGGCCTGCCCCGGGAAAGGGCCTACGCCCTGGTGCAACGGAACGCCTTGAGGAGTTGGGAAGAAGGGAAAAGCTTCCTAGAGCTTTTGGAAGCCGACCCGGAAAACCCCCTCAAGGGGGAAAGGCTAAGGGCGCTTTTTGACCCCAGGGCCTTCCTCCGCCACGTGGACGCCATCTACGCCCGCTTTGGGCTTTAG